In Glycine max cultivar Williams 82 chromosome 15, Glycine_max_v4.0, whole genome shotgun sequence, the DNA window AAAGTTAGATCTCGACATGgattattgagaaaaaaaattacaattctgatttttttttcctgactTGTGGCTGATGCCTTTCTGTATTCCTCTGATTGTAAGCCTAATGGTGTAATGGTTTACATGAGAATAACCCTTATATATACTCCCTCTTATGATATCTTTATCTTTGCTTTTCACAAAAACaggtaataaaatttataatcatttataaaataaacattttcttGAGCCCTTAATTCTTTTATCcgaaaattaacatttaaaaatattatattatccataatcatcttttaatattatttttctttctgtttctcTATATCATATAATCTATCTATGCACATATTGTTTCCCTTTTTAATCCTACATCATATCTCTCATTTTTCTATGAAACGTTATACGAATATACTGTACAAGTAAATTTCTCTTTGAGAAAATtaacaagatttttttaaactcaATTGACGAGATATATCTTGTTGGAATTGCACAAACATTACATTTTATACCTACATTAGTATtaattttcatatctgcaagttgatgacttttcttttcttctaaaaatcAAGATTTCTAAATGAGTTGAATATGGAAGAGCTACGTTGTTCTGACAGAATACTTCAAATGAATTAATATCTATCATTTATTTACTAATTATTAACGagggtttaaatatatttttgttcacatattagtgttttttatttttggtccttgtaattttttttattttaagtttttatacgtttgtgtctttttaattttaggttttagtttttgttagtttgtgtttttctaattttaatttctttaacattctaattttttttacttataattttcataaatttgtgcttatagaaattgaaattaaaaaaaaaataaaaatttataaagactaaaaattaaaaaaaaacttataaaaattaaaattaaaaaaaatacaaacatggattaaaattaaaaaaaataaacttaaaaaagtCAAAAATAAAGTTCTCACTTATGGGAcagaaacatatttaaactGATTAATGAATGCCATAAGATGGAAAGCAGAAAGATTATTACAAAGGAATATACTTAACATGTGTGAGCGAGTGTGTATTATTGATAAACCAATTAATTAACAAACTGAACTATAGAAGAATGACAGAAAGAGTATATTCTGCAACTGTCATTTCAATGGTATGAACTCTGAACAATGAGCTTCCATtgcaattatataaaaaaaattatatacgtAGGCTTACTAAatcataaaagagaaaaaaaaaaaaggttaactaTTATAACCCAAATAGTAACTTAGTTATATGTGCCAGGATTAATCGACCGTAGGATTTAGGAGGCTGAAGTAGATGCATAGAGATTTATGTTCCATTTTTATTATCgctattgtataaaaaaatagtaattaagttACAAAGTAATAGCGACTAAAAGATAATTCATCgtgaatcaattttattttacggTAACATcctgaaatcaaattaaattaagttaaattaacacttttacaaagaaaatttaaaaagattttttgtatatatgaaCTAGTAAGAAGCAACAAATTCATACATATCATGTCAACAAGTCTGCTactaaaagttatgaccaccaACATCAATACTCTCTAATACATGCAAACGCACTCATTAGGATTTACTTGCTCtagttctttttataagaaactAATTTTAGTGTGTCTAAAACTTGTTTCTTGTAAAAAAGACTGGGAGGGAGTATATTTCATTCTAATTAACATCTAATCAACCCAACATGGAACCATGCACATCTTTTATCTACAAGCTAGGCGAATCAACCGCAAACTTCACTAAAGATCCAAGCTCATCCCAGTTATCAAACGTGAAGAAGTCGTTCCCAGGTGGGTTGTTAATCCAAAAGTTAGAAGATGGTGAAGTTAGTTGTTGAGGTTGCTGATGCTGCTGTGCCACCGGAGCACACAACTGATGATGAGTCATCACATGATACTGATTCCTTTGATCACTGTTTGTGTAGTTAATGGTAGGTTTCTGCTCATTGTGATAGTGGCCACCAAAGTTTATATATGATTCTTGATTAGTAGTATTGAACTCCACATTGCTCATTCTTGAACTCTTGTCATGAATGGATTGGCGCTTAGCTGATATTTGTTTCAAGTCTGGCGTGTGCTTCCTCTGTGAGACATTTCTCTTGAAAATTCGACACAATGTCCAAATTTCCTGCACATTATAAGAAAGTGAATTAGTTAGTCTGTGTTAAGGTTAAGACACATAATAACGATGAAAAGAAATTACTATTATCAAAGAAAGTTGTGAACATtggaaatttttataatttgttcgTGATACTAAGAATGATCAAGAAATAACGTACAGAAAAAGTTACCCTTATATGAATTTATATACTATATAGTTTGGTTTTCAAATTCGAAAATGATTCTTGGACATCCTATGGGTTTACTTATACACAttgagagagataaaaaaaaaaaagaaaaaagataagtaattgatgatataatgtgataaaaaaataaataggaaaaaaatgagaagtgTCAGCTAGATGTCAGTAAAGTATGGATGTCTATATATCATCATTCAAATTAGACACCAATTCCTTAAAGCAAAAGAAATTATACATAAGGACATAATTAAAATCAGACTTTTAAAGTACATATAGATTTGAGGAAAAAAACTACTATAGCAACTACAAATGGTTTGAACCCTATAATCATGCTAATTAAGGTTAACTGAGAAACAATGTATTAGAAAAAGTTtacttgtatatataaatttcttACGGCTTCTTGGGGAACATCTACGTAATTCTTGGAGCTGCGAAGGTTGGTGTTGTTGTTGTCTGTGTTAGAAGGAAGGCGAAACTCGTGCATCATCCAATCAGTTTTGATGCCTTTGCCTGCACTGCCACGGTAATACACTAGTGTTTTTTTGAGGCCAATGCAGTCATTGCCTTCTCCTCCATGTGAGTACACTGGCTTGTCTATGCCAGTTGCTTTCCAGAACCCTGAGCCAGTGACTCTGTTAGGCCTTATGCTGTTCCTATACTTCCTCCCTCTTCTGCAAAAGAAGTACCCTTCTTTCTCTCCTCCAGTGGCACTGGTTTCTGCATATGCACAAATGGTTGCAATCAGAAGATGATTAATTATATAGTTGGCTTAACGAAAAAGAAGAATAAGggtagaggaaaaaaaataaaagaaacaaagtttCACTAAGCTGAAAAGTAGGTTAATTCATTAGAATACTTGAAGTTCTATTGTGATTGACTATTGTGTATCAAGATGTTAGGTCTGAAATTTGAagaatatttatatgtatgatttttcttacaaaaataatgataatgacTAAATCTGGGTTATATATAAGcttgttttttgttcttcttgtaGTTGCtcatgagagagagaaagagagagttcAGGAGAAACTCTTCTGATGTGTCTTGGTTTGAAAGGAAAGCCTCACAGTTTGTAAGCTGAATATTAAACAGAATACATGAGTGCTAGAAAGAGATGATATATTTCCATACAATTAAGGACTCATGCAAGTGTGATTTCATTTACCCCAAATGAATCAAAGTTGATCCTCTCTATAGTGAGGCCAAAAAGTAGATATGTTTATGTTTACCCATCTTAATCAAACTTTATAGTATGCATATAAGTGTGATGATCATACATACTTATAGAATCTAGCCAAAGAGGCAAGTAACTTAATCATGGGTACCATTTTTTCTAGCTAAATATCTCAGATGAAGACCCTACTCTTAATATTTCCTTTATTTGTAAGAAAACCATCTAGAATTTTGAAGTTATACTGAAGAGAAATAGAAGAAGatcaagaaattaattaaaagggtAGCCAAGCTATAATTAATTTAGAGTGCAAACAACAAACATACTCGGAAGATCCCAAGGATCGTATTTGTAAATATCAATCTGTTTGATGAGCTCGATGCTGATGGGTTTCTTGTCAAGCTTCCTTTGAAGATAGAAACTAACAAGTTCTTCATCTGTAGGGTGGAATCGAAACCCCGGAAGAggaacatcatcatcatccacaTACTCATGATGATCATAATCAATATCCTGGTTGAAATCTTCGTTCACACCCATCTTATCTTCTCTCTCTATCTTTCTGTGTGtatgtgtttgtttttctcttgCTTTTGGCTGAAtaaaagggagaagaaagaaaaaaagagtggtGAAACAATTTCAATGAAGTGGAGAACCTTCTTTCCATTATTAATATAGTGTGAAGAGAGTCCAAGGACAATACCGATGAGTAGTATTTCATGCAAGTCAAGTCATGAGCTCTGACTTGTGCCCTCATGATGTTTTGGTGTTGGACTCGTTCTATTGTATAATTTAAAGTCACGATTTAGGACGTGTAAATattctttaataataaatttatttaacgcATAGAATGGATCTCTTCCGTTCAAGTACTTTTCTTCCCTGTAATAGAAGCTGCCAATAATTGCTCCTAATTCATGGG includes these proteins:
- the LOC100790471 gene encoding NAC domain-containing protein 42-like; the encoded protein is MGVNEDFNQDIDYDHHEYVDDDDVPLPGFRFHPTDEELVSFYLQRKLDKKPISIELIKQIDIYKYDPWDLPKTSATGGEKEGYFFCRRGRKYRNSIRPNRVTGSGFWKATGIDKPVYSHGGEGNDCIGLKKTLVYYRGSAGKGIKTDWMMHEFRLPSNTDNNNTNLRSSKNYVDVPQEAEIWTLCRIFKRNVSQRKHTPDLKQISAKRQSIHDKSSRMSNVEFNTTNQESYINFGGHYHNEQKPTINYTNSDQRNQYHVMTHHQLCAPVAQQHQQPQQLTSPSSNFWINNPPGNDFFTFDNWDELGSLVKFAVDSPSL